CATCGTGGTCGAGGCTTGTCAGAATCGTAACGGCCAAAATATCCGTCGAGTCGAGGGCTGCATCCCGTGCAGAGCGAACCATATCCGCGCCACCTGCTCCGTGTATGGTTAAGAGCTTTGCACCAGTTTGACTGGCTTCGCGGGCAGCTGCGCCGGCGGTGCGTGGGATGTCGTGAATCTTCAGGTCTAAAAAGACATCGGTGCCACCATCCACGATTTCTCGAACTAAATCAGGCCCATGGGCGATAAAACTCTCGAGGCCAATTTTGACCATACCCACTTTACCCGCCAATTTTTTCGCCAGTTCAATGGTCTTGTCACGCTCTGGAACGTCCAAAGCAACAATGATTCTCTCGTGAGGCAACATAGGCGTAGCTCCTGATTCAAATGGTTATCGGGATAATTTCAGGTGCACGTCTACCTGGGGCCGTAGGTGTTTGACAACCTTCTTCGGGATGTCTGTGATCATTCCGTGCACACCTCGGTTCATCAGACGACTGGCTGTTTCCAAATCGCGAACAGTACGTATCCAAATCGCCACCCCTGGCGGAATGATTTCCCATGCTTGTGCTAGCAGCGACTCTGAAATGACAACGGCAGATACCGGTGATTCCAAATGGTTCTCAAGTGCCTCTCGGCTTGCTGCAATACCGATCAACGCAACCGTGGGATCACGGTTATGCGCAAGGCTTAGCAGCTCCGTATCAACACTTGCTACCGCAACACGGTCCCAAGCCGAGGCTCGGTTAAGGAGATCAATCACCCCATGGGCCAATCTTCTTGGGTGTGCCCCTGGCCTCAGCTCAACCATCACCCGAATATCACCAGCATTGAGCACTTGTTTTAAACTGGGAATTTTCTCTTTGGGATATTTCTCATTAAACCCCAACGGCTTAATCTTAGACTTCTTCAAAACCGCTAAAGTGTCTTGAGAGAGCTCTGGAGAGCCTGCAGAAAGTTTTTGGAGTTCACGCAATCGCTTTTTTGACACTGAACCCGTTCCGTTTGTCGTTCGTTCAAGCGTCGAGTCATGAATGACAACAACCTTATCATCACGGCTCAAAGTGACATCGACATGAATCCAATCTGCTTGCGCCGCGATGCTGTGCCGCACACTTGCCAGAGTGTTTTCTGGTGCCTCTCGGTAACCACCGCGTTCAGCGATCAACACGGGACCGACAATAGCTCTAAACGGTGGCCGAACACTGCTGGAATTCGCAGTAAGGGAACTCAATAAAATGGGTACAACAAATAAGATGAACCCGGGCCGAAACGCCATCAATCAATAGCCGCCCTTGGAATACTTGCGCGCATAGGTCTTTTTGGTCTTTTCACCGGTCACAATAGCAACAGAGGCACTTGCGCCAACACGGGTTGCACCTGCCTGAACCATGCTCTCGACATCTTCACGCGTACGAACTCCGCCAGAGGCCTTCACGCCCATCTCCGGGCCAACCACGTTACGCATAAGCTCGATGTCTTCGGCGGTTGCCCCGCCCGACCCAAACCCTGTGGAAGTCTT
The Deltaproteobacteria bacterium DNA segment above includes these coding regions:
- the pyrF gene encoding orotidine-5'-phosphate decarboxylase, whose product is MLPHERIIVALDVPERDKTIELAKKLAGKVGMVKIGLESFIAHGPDLVREIVDGGTDVFLDLKIHDIPRTAGAAAREASQTGAKLLTIHGAGGADMVRSARDAALDSTDILAVTILTSLDHDATQAIGYEGSVADAAHRLAGLALGNGADGLVCSAHELERLSGLGGHRVVPGIRPLGSGHGDQKRVATPEQAVSWGASWLVIGRPIVQAPDPVAAAVAIAESLGASS